A stretch of Bos mutus isolate GX-2022 chromosome 8, NWIPB_WYAK_1.1, whole genome shotgun sequence DNA encodes these proteins:
- the SAXO1 gene encoding stabilizer of axonemal microtubules 1 codes for MGPTKGKCVCELCSCGRHHCPHLPTKIYDKTEKPCLLSEYTENYPVYHSYLPRESFKPKMDYQRACTPMEGLTTSRRDFGPHKVLPVKIHQPNPFVPSEENMDLQTTYKQDYNPYPLCRVDPFKPRDSKYPCGDKMESLPTYKADYLPWNQPRRELLRPPHHYRPASTKFDSRTTQQDDYSMKGLVNTRSCKPPAVPKLCNVPLEDLTNYKMSYVAHPLEKRFVHESEKFRPCEIPFESLTTHKESYRGLMGEPAKSLKPPARPYGLDTPFSNTTEFRDKYQAWPTPQVFSKPPSMYVPPEEKMDLLTTVQTHYTYPKGAPAESCRPALSVKKGGRFEGSTTTKEDYKQWASTRTEPAKPIPQLNLPTEPLDCLTTTRAHYVPHLPMMTKSCKPVWSGPQGNIPVEGQTTYTISFTPKEMSRCLASYPEPPGYIFEEIDALGHRIYRPVSQTGSRRISRFSVGDSENPNQQELTVSA; via the exons gCGGCATCATTGTCCACACCTCCCTACCAAGATTTATGATAAAACAGAGAAACCATGTCTTCTCTCCGAATATACCGAGAACTACCCTGTCTATCACTCTTACCTGCCCAGAGAGTCCTTCAAGCCCAAGATGGATTACCAGAGAGCATGCACGCCGATGGAAGGCCTGACCACATCGAG GAGAGACTTTGGGCCTCACAAAGTGTTACCAGTGAAGATCCACCAGCCCAACCCGTTCGTCCCAAGTGAAGAGAACATGGATCTGCAGACCACATATAAACAAGATTACAACCCTTACCCCCTCTGTCGAGTTGATCCCTTCAAACCTCGGGACAGTAAATACCCTTGTGGGGACAAGATGGAGAGTCTGCCTACTTACAAAG cCGACTATTTACCCTGGAACCAACCAAGACGCGAGCTGCTTCGTCCACCTCACCACTACCGGCCAGCATCAACCAAGTTTGATAGTCGCACCACACAGCAGGACGACTATTCCATGAAGGGCCTGGTGAACACCAGGAGCTGTAAGCCTCCAGCTGTGCCCAAGCTCTGTAACGTCCCCCTGGAGGATCTGACAAACTACAAGATGAGCTACGTGGCCCACCCCTTGGAGAAGCGCTTTGTGCATGAGTCAGAGAAGTTCAGACCCTGTGAAATCCCCTTTGAAAGCCTCACGACCCACAAAGAGTCATACCGGGGTCTGATGGGGGAGCCAGCCAAGAGCTTGAAACCTCCTGCCAGGCCTTATGGGCTCGACACgcccttctccaacaccactgaaTTTCGAGATAAGTACCAAGCCTGGCCAACGCCCCAGGTGTTCTCCAAACCTCCCTCCATGTATGTCCCTCCTGAAGAGAAGATGGACCTTTTGACAACAGTGCAGACCCACTACACGTACCCTAAGGGTGCCCCAGCTGAGTCCTGCCGGCCTGCGCTCTCGGTCAAGAAGGGTGGCCGCTTTGAAGGCTCCACCACGACCAAAGAGGACTACAAGCAGTGGGCCAGCACGCGGACAGAGCCAGCCAAGCCCATCCCCCAGTTGAACCTTCCCACTGAGCCCTTGGACTGCCTGACCACCACACGAGCCCACTACGTGCCCCACCTGCCCATGATGACCAAAAGCTGCAAGCCCGTCTGGTCTGGGCCCCAAGGAAATATCCCTGTGGAGGGCCAGACCACATACACCATCAGCTTTACTCCTAAGGAAATGAGCAGGTGCCTGGCTTCATACCCTGAGCCTCCTGGCTACATCTTTGAGGAAATAGATGCTTTGGGGCACAGAATATACAGGCCCGTTTCTCAGACAGGCTCTCGGCGGATCAGCCGTTTTTCTGTAGGTGATTCAGAAAATCCAAACCAGCAGGAGTTGACAGTGTCAGCCTGA